From the genome of Candidatus Competibacteraceae bacterium:
CCAACGACTTCCAGATACGGCGAGGCGGCGGCCCGCGCGTAAACCGCCAACGCCCGCTCCACCTCGATGCCAAACTTGTTCTGCTTGAGTCCGGTGGAGATATAAGGATGCGTATCGGCGTCCACGTCCGGGTTGATGCGCAGCGACACCGGCGCCCGCCGGCCCCGTTCCGCCGCCACACGCTCCAGCAGCGCCAACTCCGCCTCGGATTCGACGTTGAAGCAGCGGATGCCCACTTCGAGCGCGCGCTCCAGCTCGTCACGACGCTTGCCGACTCCCGAAAACACGATTTTTCCGGGATCGCCGCCGGCCGCCAGCACTCGTTCCAGCTCGCCGCCGGATACGATATCGAAACCGGACCCCATCTGGGCGAGCACGTTCAGCACCGCCAGATTGCTATTGGCCTTGACCGCGTAGCAGATCAAATGTGGATGCTCGCCGAAAGCCTGGTCGAAAGCGCGCCAGTGGCGTTCGATCGTGGCGCGGGAGTAAATGTAGCAAGGGGTGCCAACCGTCGCCGCGATGTCGGCGACCGACACACCCTCGGCATGCAACCGGCCGTCACGGTATTCGAAATGGTCCATGATTCAAGGCTTCGCGGTGGGGGGCTGCTCGGACGACGACGGTTGCGACTGGGGCTTGGGCAGATACAGCGGACCCTTCTGGCCGCAACCGGCCAGAAGCGCCGCCAACAGCAGTCCCGTCAGCACCCGTCCGGGGCGAAATCTAGGCATCGAAACAATATCCTGAGGTCGGGCATGAAAATCGTCGCCAGTATAGCGCGCAATGGGCTGAACGACGTGGCTTGACAAGCCGGGGCGCTTTCCCCGGTAATGCCGCCCAATCGCCAACCCACGGGAATTGTTCATGACCGATATGCCGCCGCTGACCACCGTTGAAATCGAACCTGCCGGCACCGCCCGCTCCAGCGTGATCTGGATGCACGGGCTGGGCGCCGATGCCCACGACTTCGAACCCATCGTGCCGGAACTGCGCCTGCCACCGGAGCTCGGTATCCGCTTCGTCTTCCCCAACGCGCCGAGTCGCCCGGTCACCATCAACGGCGGGATGCGGATGCGGGCCTGGTACGACGTGCTGAGCATGGACCTGCCCCGTCAGGAAGACCCCGACGGCGTGTACGCCTCCGAACGGGCGATTTACGAATTGCTCGAACGCGAGAAAAAGCGCGGAATCCCCGCCGAGCGCATCGTACTGGCCGGCTTTTCCCAAGGCGGAGCCATGGCGCTGCATACCGCGCTGCGTTATCCCGAGCCGTTGGCCGGCATTCTGGCCTTGTCCTGCTACCTTCCCCTGGCCAGCAAGCTGAATGGCGAACGACGATCGGCCAATCAGCAGACACCGATCTTCATGGCCCACGGCGGCCACGACGCCGTCATTCCGCTGCGCTACGGCCAGCAAAGCGCCGAGGCGCTGGAGAGCCTGGGTTATCGAGTGGAATGGCGGGATTACGGGATGGGCCACGAAGTCTGCTGGCAGGAAATCCAGGATGTCGCCGGCTGGCTGGGGCGCGTGCTGGCCGTTTCCAGGGCTTGAGCGCTCCGGCCAACCGGTTAGCGCTTCGGGCTTCGCCCCGCCGGCATAAAACCCGCCGGCTTGGCCCCGATCCACGCCACAAAGCGGCGAATCGCCGGATGCGCCAGCAAGGCTTCGCGGCTGCGGTAGCCCGCCGCCATTTCCTTCTCGCTGAGCACGCCATGAATATGATCGTGGCAGGGTCGGCAGATCCACAGAATGAGGGCGCGTGCTTCCTCGCGCTCGAACAACCGTTGGGTGCGCTTCTTGCGATGGCGGGCGCGGGGAATCAAATGATGGCGGGTCAGCGCGGAGATGAACCTGCCGCACAACTCGCAACCGGGTGGTTTGGGCGGAATGCGACGGGACCCGATCATGCGCGTCTCGGAGCTCAAACCCACGCTCGGTACCTTGAAAACAAAAAGGGCCGGACAAAGAGCGTCCGGCCAAAAACCACCAAAGGAGGATGTGCAGCAGACTGAGGAGAAGCAAAGATGCCTACTGCACGGCGGCTATTCTAGCAAAAAATTTAGAGCAAACACACTATTTTTCGTTGTTTTTCGGCAAAAAACAACATTTTAATTGGAAAACAACCAGTTACCTCTAATTTTTTGTTGCACCACTGAAATATTTGCTCAAATTTAAGGCAACTCCGGTAGCACCGAATCATCGGACAACGCCAGTATTGCATCGATGAGCCGGTCTGGCTCGCGGATTCCGCCATGAACCATCAACATCCGCGCCTTGGCGATCAATGCGACCGGCGTCAGCGGCGCTTCGGGATCGCCCTTGGCATGAGTTCGCCCGACCGTGATCCGTTCGCCCTCGTGCGGCACCACCGTCACCGCGCTCCCCCAGGCCGAGGGATAAGCAGCGGCATAGGGTTCGGCCACTCGCAGGGTCACCCGCCCGCGCAATTCCGCCAGTTCGGCCCGCGCCGGCTCGGCGAAAGCGGCGAAATCCACGGTATCCCGCGCCAACGCCGCCGCCACGCAATGTTGCAGCGAGAATTTGGCCTCGTAATCGCTCCGCGGCAGTGGCCGATCGCAAACCTCCAGCGCCGCCGGATAACTCTCCACTTCCACCCGCTCGATGGCGCCAACCGGGCAACGGTGCCGTAATTCGCGAGCCGCGTCGATGGCCGGATGAGTATGCCGGCAAGACGGCCAAGGTTTGATCGAGGTGAGCAACAATTGCCAGGGACCGTCCGGGTCGCGTGTCACCGCGGCGGGGTCGGCATCGGGACAGGTGGCGGCGAACCAGCCCTTGGCCCCTTCCAAGATGGCTGGCGGACCGGTGAAGCCGAACCGGGCCAGATCCGCCGCCAACACCCCTGCCTCCGCCGCCCGACCGGCGTGCAGGTGCTTGGTCATCGTCCCGGTCTCCAAAAACTGCCACAGCCCGGAAGATTGTGCACCGGCATTACCCAGGGCGTGGACCGTGGCCGGCATATCCAGCCGCAGCAACGCCGCCGTCGCCATGGCCGAACCATAGGGACCGCAGGTGGCGGTGTTGTGCCAAAGCCGATAATGGGTCGGGCCGACCGCCATTCCCACCCGAGTCACTGCCTCGAACCCCCACAGCACCGCCCTCAGCATGGCATGGCCGCGAATGCCTTCCCGCGCCGCTACCGCCCAGGCCGCCGGCACCACCACGCAACCCGGATGCACTACCGAAGCCCGGTGCAGATCGTCGGTTTCCAGAATATGGGTCAGCGACCCCAACAGGAAGGCGCGCCGGGCGGCGTCGGCGATCGCGGTTTCGTCGGCCCAGCGCAACAGGATCGCGCCCGGCTCGCTCGTCCGCGCTCCCAGCGCGTTGGCCATCGCATCCAGCGTCAGCAACGCCGCCTGTTCCAAATCGGTGGCCACGACCGGTTTGCCGGTAATCAGTTCGGTCAATTGTTGAGTTAAGGTTGGTCCAGACATGGTGATTCTCCCGTAAGGAACGAATTGGCCGCCGGATGTCGCGGCGGCGGCCAACCGCACTTGTGCTTTGCCATGGACTTGGCCACCGCGCGGAAAATGGCCGAGTCACTCCTTCCAGGGTCGCTCGCATTCCACGAAGCGCCGCCAGGACTCGACAAACTGGTATTCGTGGACATCCAGCCGACAACCGTACCAACCGTCGATCACCTGTCGGGCGGCGGACACCGTGCTCAGTCGCGCCTCATCCAGCAGCCGCCGCGTGACCGCGATGTCGTTCATGACCCCCAGGTCATCTTGCAGCTTGGCCAGGGCGCCCAGAAAGGGTTTGACTGGCGCCACCGGGTAGAGACTGGCGAAGAAATCCAACGCGTAGCGCAGTTCCTTGATGCGAATCCGCAGTGCGTGCCGTTCCCCGGCGACCAGTCGGACGAAATCCTCGCCCCGCTTCAGCACCCGCCGATCATCGTCTTCCAACAGCGGGGTGGCAAACTTCAGCACCGGTCCATCCAGCCGCTCCCGCCGCGAGTCAGTCAGGTTCTCCCGCCAGGCGCGGTGATCCAACCAGCTGGCAAACCGCTGCAACAGCAGGGGATAACGCGGTTCTTCCAGCGCCGCGCGCAAGCTTCGATGGTGGCTCCAACGAAGGGTCTCGGCCCTGGCCCGCAACAGCCGCAGACCGCGCTTGCGGGGAAAACGGGCGAACATCGGGGCCATGCCCTCCTCCAGAAACACATCCCAGTCGCGGGCCGGCCCCAGAAAACCGTTCAGCCAGCGGATATCCGTTACCAGTTCGGCGCTGGCCTCGCGCGGGATCAGCGGCCGGAAGATCTTGAGGCCGGAACGCAGCCGGCGGAATGCCACCCGCATCTGATGAACGCCCTCGACCTGATCGTCCAGCACCGCCGGCCGATTGGCCTCGGCATGCACCAGACAGGCGCCGACGATGGCGATGAAGGCTTCTTCGCTGGTGGTGTCGGCCGCCAGGGAGAGCGGGTTGGCCCTGACGTGGGTGACGGCTTGCGAACTCATGGGGCGCAACCGCCGATCAGCGCTCGAAGATCGGCCGCCGGGCGATGCCCTTGGGTTTGCGCTTCTTCAAGCGTCGAGCCTCCTTTTGCCGGCGCTCGGCCAGCTCGATCAGTATCAGTTGGGAGCCGCGCGGATCGTCGCCCTCGCCAGGCATGCGCTGAATGTAGGTCCCGTCGGGCTGCATGTCCCAGGCGTCGCGCCGGTCGTTAAGCTGAACATCCAGAATTTGCCGCAGTTCCCGCTGCAACTCCGGGGGCTCCACCGGCGCCACCACCTCGACCCGGCTTTCCAGATTGCGCTTCATGCAGTCGGCCGAACCGATGAAGTATTCCTCGGCCCCCCCATTCAGAAAATGGTAGATCCGGGTGTGCTCCAGAAACCGGCCGACGATGCTCACCACCCGCACCTGCTCGGACAGCCCCGCGATGCCGGGTCGCAATCGGCAGGTATCGCGGATGATCAAATCCACCGGGATGCCGGCCTGCGACGCTCGATACAGCGCCGCCGTGATGTCCTTGTCCTCCAACGCATTCATCTTGAACTGAATTCGCGCCGGCCGGCCGGCCCTGGCGTGTTCAATCTCCCGCTCGATCTTGGCCAGCAGCGCCGGCTTAAGCACCTTGGGCGCCGGCAGCAGCTTGCGGTACAGCCGTTTGGGCACATAGCCGGTGGTCAGATAGTTGAACAGTTCGGTCAGATCCTCGCCGATGGGCGGGTCGCAGGTCAGCAGGCCCAGATCGCTGTACAGTCGGGCGGTACCGGCGTGATAGTTGCCGGTACCGATATGGGCGTAGCGGCGCAGGCCGTTGTAGTCGCGCCGCACCACCAGGATGACCTTGCTGTGGGTCTTCAGCCCCAGCACTCCGTAGGTCACATGGATACCGGCTTCTTCCAGCCGGTTGGCCCAGCGGATGTTGGCCGCCTCGTCGAAGCGCGCCTTCAGCTCCACCACCACCGTCACCTGCTTGCCGTTCCGCGCGGCATCGATCAGGTAGTCGATGATCTTGGAATCCTCCGAGGTGCGGTACAAGGTCATCTTGATCGCCAGTACCTTCGGGTCGAAGCTGGCTTCCAGTAAAAACCGCTCCACCGAGGTCGCAAACGATTCATAGGGGTGTTGCAGCAGGATCGGCCCGGTCTCGCGGATGATGTGGAAAATATTGCGCTTGTCGCTCAGCTTGGGATGATCGAGGGGATGGTGCGGGGCATCGTGCAGGTCGGGGCGGTTGATGCCGACGATCTGGAACAGATCGCGCAGCGCCATCATGCCATCGACTTCGAACACCTCGCTGGCCTCGTCCAGACCCAGTTCGGCGGCCAACATGCCCCGGTGCACGGGGTCCATGTCTTTTTGCACTTCCAGCCGGACGATGGGAGCAAACTTGCGCTCGCGCAATTCGGTTTCGATCATCACCAGCAAATCGTCGGCCAGATCCTCGTCGCGCTCGGTGATGGCATTGCGGGTGACGCGAAACAGCTCGCAGGCCTCGATCACCATGCCGGGAAACAGCAGGTCGAGATTACTGGCGACCACCTCCTCCAGCGGTACGTACAACTCTTCGTCGCCGACCTTGAGAAAGCGAGGAATGCCGGAACCGATCGGTACCTTGATCCGCGCCAGCCCGCTGGCGTCGTCGTTGGGATAGCGCACGGTCACCAGCAGATTGAGCGACAGGTTGGAAATAAACGGGAACGGGTGCGCCGGGTCCATGGTCTGCGGCGTAACCAGCGGAAAAATGTTTTGCAGATAATACTCGCGCATCTGCTTGCGCTGTTCCTCGGTCAGCCGCCGGTGGCTGCGCAAAATGATGCCCTGCTCCTTCAGCAGACGATGCAACTCGGACGCCAGCAGTCGCTGCTGCTCCACGATGTCGCGCACCACCACCAGGCACTCGCTCACCTGCTGCTCGGGACTACGGCCGTCCACCGTCAGTTCCCGTACCCGCGCACCGATCTGTTGTTTGAGACCACCGATGCGTTTCATGAAAAATTCGTTCAGATTGGAACCGACGATAGCCAGAAACTTGACCCGCTCCAACAGGGGGTTGCGCGCGTCCTGGGCTTCGTGCAGCACCCGCTGGTTGAAGGCCAGCCAGGTCAGCTCGCGGTTCAGATACCATTCGGGAGCGTCGGGATCGATCGTGGGCGGTGACGGCGCGGCCACCTCCTCGACCGTGATTTGCTCGTCGCGCCGCTCGCGACGCGCGCGCGGTTTAGTTTCCACGGTTTCGACGTCATGCACGACGGATTCGGTGGATTCGGTCATGGCAAACACACCTTCAAGGTTTTTGTTTCGGTTGTTTCGGTTGGCCGGCGAGCGCCGTCTCCAGCCGCTCGCAGAGCGTCCGCAGCACTTCGACGCGTGCATAGCGTTTATCGTTCGCTTCGATCAGCGACCACGGCGCCTGATGGGTACTGGTTCGCTCCACCAGGTCATTGACCGCCAGTTCGTAATCGGCCCAATGCTCGCGGTTGCGCCAGTCCTCATCGGTCAGTTTCCAGGCCTTGTAGGCAATTTGTTCGCGCTCCTTGAAGCGCTGCAACTGTTCGTCCGGGGTAATGTGCAGCCAGAATTTCACCAGCACGATGCCGCTTTCCACCAATTGCGCCTCGAAGTCGTTGATCTCGGCGTAGGCGCGCTGCCATTCGCGGGTGCCGGCGAATCCCTCGATCCGTTCCACCAGCACCCGCCCGTACCAACTGCGGTCGAAAATGGTGACCCGGCCGGCGCGCGGCAAGTGCCGCCAGAACCGCCACAAATAATTGTGCGCGGCTTCCTCGTCGGTGGGCGCGGCGATCTGGATCACCTGATAGTCGCGGGCGTCGAGAGCGGTGGTGATACGACGGATGCTGCCTCCCTTGCCGGCGGCATCCCAACCTTCGAAGACCAGAATGGTCGAAATCCTGCGCTCCCGAGCCGCGCGCTGCAGTTGGTTCAGTTGACTCTGGTAGTGCTTCAAGCCGGCGGCGTAGTCTTCCTTGGACAGGCTCTTGTCCATGTCCAGCCGCGACAGAATGGTGACCGGCGGCAGGCCCGACTCCGACGGAAACGGCTCGGGTAGATGAACGGCGGCGCCGGTCGCTTGCGTCTTGGCCTCTTCCAGCCGGAAACGGATGGCATCGCGGATAGCGATCGCCACCGAAATACTCCGGTAGCGGGCGTCGTAACCTTCGACGATCTTCCAGGGCGCCAAGCCGGTGCTGGTCTTCATGATCGTGCGCTCGGCGGCGGCGACGAATTGCTCGTACAGCTCCCAGTGCCGCCAATCGCGCTTGGAAATCCGCCAGTGCAACAGTGGATTCTTTTCCAGCTTGCGCAAACGCTCCTTCTGCGCGTCCTTGGATAGATGCATCCAGAATTTCAGGATCAGCGCACCGTCGTCCGCCAAGGTTTTCTCGAACGACTTGATCCGCGCCAACCGCTCATCGAACTCGGCCAGACCGACGCGGCCGTAGACATGGTCGAGGATCGGCACCGAATACCAGGAGCTGAGGAATAATGCGATTCGCCCCTTGGGCGGCAACTCCCGCCAGAACCGCCAGTATGCCGGCCGGTCGCGCTCCTCATCGGAAAGCTCGCCGAAGGCGCGGGCCATCAACCAGCGTGAATCCATCCACTCGTGCAGCTTGTTGACCGTTTCGCTTTTACCGGCGCCGTCCACTCCGGCAAATACCACGATCACCGGAAAATCGGCCTCCCGCAACTCCATCTGCATCATCAGCAGCTCCTGCCGCAACCGAGGAATCTGTTGGTGATAATCCTCCTTGGGCAGCTTGCGTTGCAGTTCGGCGGTTCTGAACATCGTGACCTCTCACAGGCTGGGAGCGAAACCCAACGGACGAACCGGCTTTACCAAGTGGCGTCCGCCAGAATATTTTCTTTTCTCTGACGATTCAGTGCGTTGATTCCGGAAAGGCCCCGAACGGGCTCGCGGGGCACACTCGCAAACGTGTGGTTCGCGCGGTTTATGTTAATCTTAGTTCCATTAACCGACAGACGCTCGACTCTCCCGCTTGAGTCAGACGGCTACCCAGTCGTCGCTTACAATGACTAAGCTTTTCGATAATAAAAGGAGAACCTGATGAAGCGGCTGCTATTGGCCGGTTTGGTTCCGGTGGCCTTGGCGCTGGCCGGACCCGCCCAGGCGGATATTTACGCCTTCGTCGACAGTAACGGGGTACGGCATCTGAGCAACGTCCCCAACGACCCCCGCTACAAACTGGTGATGCGCACACCAGCCTACAGCAAGAAAGCAGCCCAGAGTTCCAGCTTCGCCCCCAGCAATCTGTACAGCCCCGGCGGCAAGCAGATCCCCCAACGCACCGGCCGCGCCAGCCGCGCCAGACTATCCCGCACCGGCGAAAACAACCGCCAACGATTTACCCCCGACGTCAACCGCATCGCCGCGAAATACCGGCTCGACCCGGCACTCTTGCACGCCGTCATCAGCGCCGAATCCTCCTACAACCCCTGGGCGGTATCCCCCAAGGGCGCCATGGGGCTGATGCAGCTCATGCCGGGCACCGCCGAGCGATTCGGGGTCAACAACGCCTACGATCCGGTCGCCAACATGCACGGTGGCGCCCGCTACCTGCGCTGGCTGCTGGACCACTTCAACGATACCCGGCTGGCGGTGGCTGCCTACAACGCCGGCGAGGGTGCGGTGCAAAAATACGGCAACCAGATCCCGCCGTACAAGGAAACCCAAACCTACGTTGACCGTGTGCTGAGTTTCTATCAGAAATACCGGGCGGATGGCCTCTATTACACCGGCGCAAGCAGCGGCTCGCTGGCGCTGAACAACGCCAGTGGATACTATCCGGGCCGAACCGGAGGCGTGACCATCATCACCCCGCGCACCAGCCGGACCGCGCGTACCCCGCAAACCACCTACCTGCGCCCCACCGGTAGGCAGGTTGTCGTCGGCAACAGCAGTATGGGTCGCCCCACGATCACATCCAGCAATTCTCTATTTGCCGGCAACGATCGATAAGCGGTATAAACGGCCTGTCATTCCCGCGAAAGCACCATGGCCAATGGTGCTTTCGCGGGATTATTTCTCGGTCGCCTAGCATGGCGGGCTCTTATCCCTCCCCAGCTTTGATAAACTGAACTCCATCCCGCCACGATAGCCCGCGCCGATCCCCCGCAATGAGGGTTCCCAGTCGCGGAACTCGTGGAATGTCCGAGGGAATCAAACTTGCGAAGCGCCTGCCTCCAGGGCTTGAGTCCAGGGTTCCACACCGCTGCCCGCTTCGCGCTATCTCCGAACTCACTCCAGTTGAAGAGCCACCATGAAATTCACTTATCCAGGTTTGACCGATCGGGAAGTGGAAGCTTCCCGCGCCCAGCACGGTTCCAATGCCGTAGCCAGCCAGGAGGCTGAAACCTTCTGGGATAAGCTGTTGGGCAACCTGAAAGACCCGATCATCATCATCCTGATCGCCGCTCTGCTGATCACGGTCCTGTTGACGATCTTCGGTTATGCCGAATGGTACGAAAGCGTCGGTATCGCCTTTGCGGTGGTGATCGCCACCTTCGTCGCCACCTGGTCGGAACACAGCAACGAACAGTCTTTCCAGAAACTGCTGGAAGAAGCCTCAATGATTCTGGTCAAGGTGTTCCGCAATGGCCATCTGACCGAAATCTCGATCAATGAGCTGGTCGTCGGCGATCACGTCCTCTTGCAACCGGGCGACACGGTTCCGACCGATGGACTGCTCATCGCTGGCCATGCCGAGGTGGACGAAGCGGCTTTGACCGGCGAATCGGAACCGGTCAAAAAGACCGCGCTGCCCGAAGGTGCCGATCCAGCGGCGGAGGAACATCAGTTGTTTCGCGCCGGTCTGCTGGTCGATGGCGAATGCGTGATGCGGGCCAGCGCGGTGGGCGATCAAACCCGCTACGGCCAAACCATGAAGGAACTGCTGTCCGCCGAGGATCGGCTCTCGCCCCTGCAACACAAGCTGACCGTATTGGGCGGGCATATTTCGACTTTTGGTTACGTCGGCGCCACCCTGATTTTCCTGGCCTTCATGTTCAACAACATCTTCCTGCAAGCCGAGAGTTTCGACGCCTACTGGGCGCAGGAGGGCGGACTCATTATCAAGGATTTCGTGACGGCGGCGATTCTGGCCATCATCGTGGTGGTGGTGGCGGTACCGGAAGGTTTGCCGATGATGATCGCCATGGTGCTGGCGATCAACATGAAAAAACTGCTCAGCGTCAAGGTGCTGGTGCGCAAGCTGCTGGGCATCGAAACCGCCGGCAGCTTGAACATCCTGTTCACCGACAAGACCGGCACCTTGACTCAGGGCCGCTTGTCGGTCAGCGCCTTCCTCACCGGCGCGGGTACGCGGCATGAAAAACTGGACGACATTCCCCAGACCTTGCGCGACACCGCCGGCTTCGCTTTGCGCAACAACACCAGCGCGGTGATCGACGCCAGCGACCCGAACGACCCTAAAATGGTCGGCGCCGACCGCACCGAACAGGCACTGCTCCGCTTTGTCACGCCGTACTTGGCGCAGACCGGCAACGTGGACATCGTCGATCTCATTCCCTTCAATAGCACCCGCAAGTTTTCCGCCACTCAGGTCACCGGCGACCGGGCGTTGACTCTGGTCAAGGGCGCCCCGGAAGTGATTCTGCAAAACTGTACGCGCTGCCTGGATGCCGATGGCAACGCCATCGATCTCAGCGATCAAAGCGCCCTGCAAGCGGCCATGCACGAACTGTCTTCGCGGGCCATGCGCCTGCTGGCGGTGGCGGTGAGCGAAACGCCGATCGACGGCGACAAGACGCTTCCCACCCATCTGACCCTGGTCGGCGTGTTCGGGATGCGCGACGAACTGCGCGAGACTTCCTATGCCTCGGTGAAAACCGCCAAGAACGCCGGCATTCACGTCATCATGATCACCGGCGACGCCAAGGAAACCGCCCAAGCCATCGCCAAGGACGTGGGGCTGCTGGAAGACGATCCACAGGCGATCATCCTCACCTCCGCCGAGCTGTCCCAACTGTCCGACGAGGAAGTGAAGCAGAAACTACCGCATCTCTATGTGGTGGCGCGCGCCTTCCCGACCGACAAGAGCCGCTTGGTGAAGCTGGCCAAGGAAATGGATCTGGTGGTCGGCATGACCGGCGACGGCGTCAACGATGCGCCAGCGGTGAAAAACGCCGATGTTGGTTTCGCCATGGGTAGCGGTACCGAGATGACCAAGGAATCCGGCGACATCGTCATTCTCGACGACAACTTCTCCTCGCTAACCAAGGCGGTGCTGTACGGGCGCACCCTGTTCAAGTCGATCCGCAAGTTCCTGATCTTCCAGTTGACGGTC
Proteins encoded in this window:
- a CDS encoding lipoprotein, whose product is MPRFRPGRVLTGLLLAALLAGCGQKGPLYLPKPQSQPSSSEQPPTAKP
- a CDS encoding alpha/beta fold hydrolase, translating into MTDMPPLTTVEIEPAGTARSSVIWMHGLGADAHDFEPIVPELRLPPELGIRFVFPNAPSRPVTINGGMRMRAWYDVLSMDLPRQEDPDGVYASERAIYELLEREKKRGIPAERIVLAGFSQGGAMALHTALRYPEPLAGILALSCYLPLASKLNGERRSANQQTPIFMAHGGHDAVIPLRYGQQSAEALESLGYRVEWRDYGMGHEVCWQEIQDVAGWLGRVLAVSRA
- a CDS encoding MmgE/PrpD family protein, with the translated sequence MSGPTLTQQLTELITGKPVVATDLEQAALLTLDAMANALGARTSEPGAILLRWADETAIADAARRAFLLGSLTHILETDDLHRASVVHPGCVVVPAAWAVAAREGIRGHAMLRAVLWGFEAVTRVGMAVGPTHYRLWHNTATCGPYGSAMATAALLRLDMPATVHALGNAGAQSSGLWQFLETGTMTKHLHAGRAAEAGVLAADLARFGFTGPPAILEGAKGWFAATCPDADPAAVTRDPDGPWQLLLTSIKPWPSCRHTHPAIDAARELRHRCPVGAIERVEVESYPAALEVCDRPLPRSDYEAKFSLQHCVAAALARDTVDFAAFAEPARAELAELRGRVTLRVAEPYAAAYPSAWGSAVTVVPHEGERITVGRTHAKGDPEAPLTPVALIAKARMLMVHGGIREPDRLIDAILALSDDSVLPELP
- a CDS encoding CHAD domain-containing protein, which produces MSSQAVTHVRANPLSLAADTTSEEAFIAIVGACLVHAEANRPAVLDDQVEGVHQMRVAFRRLRSGLKIFRPLIPREASAELVTDIRWLNGFLGPARDWDVFLEEGMAPMFARFPRKRGLRLLRARAETLRWSHHRSLRAALEEPRYPLLLQRFASWLDHRAWRENLTDSRRERLDGPVLKFATPLLEDDDRRVLKRGEDFVRLVAGERHALRIRIKELRYALDFFASLYPVAPVKPFLGALAKLQDDLGVMNDIAVTRRLLDEARLSTVSAARQVIDGWYGCRLDVHEYQFVESWRRFVECERPWKE
- the ppk1 gene encoding polyphosphate kinase 1, with protein sequence MTESTESVVHDVETVETKPRARRERRDEQITVEEVAAPSPPTIDPDAPEWYLNRELTWLAFNQRVLHEAQDARNPLLERVKFLAIVGSNLNEFFMKRIGGLKQQIGARVRELTVDGRSPEQQVSECLVVVRDIVEQQRLLASELHRLLKEQGIILRSHRRLTEEQRKQMREYYLQNIFPLVTPQTMDPAHPFPFISNLSLNLLVTVRYPNDDASGLARIKVPIGSGIPRFLKVGDEELYVPLEEVVASNLDLLFPGMVIEACELFRVTRNAITERDEDLADDLLVMIETELRERKFAPIVRLEVQKDMDPVHRGMLAAELGLDEASEVFEVDGMMALRDLFQIVGINRPDLHDAPHHPLDHPKLSDKRNIFHIIRETGPILLQHPYESFATSVERFLLEASFDPKVLAIKMTLYRTSEDSKIIDYLIDAARNGKQVTVVVELKARFDEAANIRWANRLEEAGIHVTYGVLGLKTHSKVILVVRRDYNGLRRYAHIGTGNYHAGTARLYSDLGLLTCDPPIGEDLTELFNYLTTGYVPKRLYRKLLPAPKVLKPALLAKIEREIEHARAGRPARIQFKMNALEDKDITAALYRASQAGIPVDLIIRDTCRLRPGIAGLSEQVRVVSIVGRFLEHTRIYHFLNGGAEEYFIGSADCMKRNLESRVEVVAPVEPPELQRELRQILDVQLNDRRDAWDMQPDGTYIQRMPGEGDDPRGSQLILIELAERRQKEARRLKKRKPKGIARRPIFER
- the pap gene encoding polyphosphate:AMP phosphotransferase, whose translation is MFRTAELQRKLPKEDYHQQIPRLRQELLMMQMELREADFPVIVVFAGVDGAGKSETVNKLHEWMDSRWLMARAFGELSDEERDRPAYWRFWRELPPKGRIALFLSSWYSVPILDHVYGRVGLAEFDERLARIKSFEKTLADDGALILKFWMHLSKDAQKERLRKLEKNPLLHWRISKRDWRHWELYEQFVAAAERTIMKTSTGLAPWKIVEGYDARYRSISVAIAIRDAIRFRLEEAKTQATGAAVHLPEPFPSESGLPPVTILSRLDMDKSLSKEDYAAGLKHYQSQLNQLQRAARERRISTILVFEGWDAAGKGGSIRRITTALDARDYQVIQIAAPTDEEAAHNYLWRFWRHLPRAGRVTIFDRSWYGRVLVERIEGFAGTREWQRAYAEINDFEAQLVESGIVLVKFWLHITPDEQLQRFKEREQIAYKAWKLTDEDWRNREHWADYELAVNDLVERTSTHQAPWSLIEANDKRYARVEVLRTLCERLETALAGQPKQPKQKP
- a CDS encoding lytic transglycosylase domain-containing protein → MKRLLLAGLVPVALALAGPAQADIYAFVDSNGVRHLSNVPNDPRYKLVMRTPAYSKKAAQSSSFAPSNLYSPGGKQIPQRTGRASRARLSRTGENNRQRFTPDVNRIAAKYRLDPALLHAVISAESSYNPWAVSPKGAMGLMQLMPGTAERFGVNNAYDPVANMHGGARYLRWLLDHFNDTRLAVAAYNAGEGAVQKYGNQIPPYKETQTYVDRVLSFYQKYRADGLYYTGASSGSLALNNASGYYPGRTGGVTIITPRTSRTARTPQTTYLRPTGRQVVVGNSSMGRPTITSSNSLFAGNDR
- a CDS encoding calcium-translocating P-type ATPase, PMCA-type produces the protein MKFTYPGLTDREVEASRAQHGSNAVASQEAETFWDKLLGNLKDPIIIILIAALLITVLLTIFGYAEWYESVGIAFAVVIATFVATWSEHSNEQSFQKLLEEASMILVKVFRNGHLTEISINELVVGDHVLLQPGDTVPTDGLLIAGHAEVDEAALTGESEPVKKTALPEGADPAAEEHQLFRAGLLVDGECVMRASAVGDQTRYGQTMKELLSAEDRLSPLQHKLTVLGGHISTFGYVGATLIFLAFMFNNIFLQAESFDAYWAQEGGLIIKDFVTAAILAIIVVVVAVPEGLPMMIAMVLAINMKKLLSVKVLVRKLLGIETAGSLNILFTDKTGTLTQGRLSVSAFLTGAGTRHEKLDDIPQTLRDTAGFALRNNTSAVIDASDPNDPKMVGADRTEQALLRFVTPYLAQTGNVDIVDLIPFNSTRKFSATQVTGDRALTLVKGAPEVILQNCTRCLDADGNAIDLSDQSALQAAMHELSSRAMRLLAVAVSETPIDGDKTLPTHLTLVGVFGMRDELRETSYASVKTAKNAGIHVIMITGDAKETAQAIAKDVGLLEDDPQAIILTSAELSQLSDEEVKQKLPHLYVVARAFPTDKSRLVKLAKEMDLVVGMTGDGVNDAPAVKNADVGFAMGSGTEMTKESGDIVILDDNFSSLTKAVLYGRTLFKSIRKFLIFQLTVNVSAILVVFLGQFFGFDLPLTMTQLLWLNIIMDTLAGLAFAGEAALERYMLEKPMRRDEQLINTDMWSSILINGVFIAFISILFLTSDLTRTLFSGGHEIGSDAAQAKFLTAFFAFFVFIQVFNTFNARTQGLNLWEHLLDNRLFSIIIPLIMVIQIFFISYGGEILRTVGLSIQEWVYVLLLAVVIIPVDLLRKVIRNRWFDNPVRLEA